From the unidentified bacterial endosymbiont genome, one window contains:
- a CDS encoding CS1-pili formation C-terminal domain-containing protein, translating into MKNLSRATVIIAGGLISVAGNALSETQTASVRINKYVIPAVFVNALNQGMNVPVFIRFDRDTSRERSDQKIADVVLGIKDGAFLIKQVILEDQPQQTGLSQAVRAKLMEMKDVNFGDGSRLDVTKNAFLSLESKSFYIELNVTEEALAPTIIPRTNTLSNSSVEGVTNVLNYSFGSYYISRQSTESSSSYLTLDNTAAWREHHINLNGSVYGIGTPHRNSELYRAMYEKDRDGHRLALGMVDTWNLQSIASMSALNSSRIYGASFGNRSSTQIEDNTLSLIPITVFLPAAGEVHIFRDDRLLSIQNFPMGSYEIDTARLPFGVYNVDIQIVVNGRTVSSRSAQINKTFSRKSSVTGEVSWQVFGGALEMNRMYVQPNSSERKKETWISGVAAATTQPWFSGVNVKSTLYGFDNNGVNETEANVIFSDALTANQQVLMASDSTWRSISTLNLNLPQGYGSLWTTQEKSAIGNRLDMQKSDALSFGATANLNKLSPWLGTLTVSNTHDRYAGNRFTNMDYSQSLFSNRHASVSLRTGIQNYTYNDRNTSRDKYVNINVSIPLTTWFSAGVSSENGNMLANATIRKSLNDSAITQVGGSVSKRIKEKDTSGRDNEHSANGYLAFDTKYNTGNASVTHTSDNTSTFNMSTQGSVGWAKNSMAMGKGSQHSGIMIKTDLADDGAMLANINGRNYPLSGKRNYINLPPYAEYKVELMNDKKSEESVSVVSGRQSHHVLYPGNIGIIEPEVKQLVTVFGRIKPAGGDALAGIEIKNHIGRAQTDEYGEFSMDIDKRYPVIAILNKNNEVCEASLDLHKARGAVWLGDIYCQKS; encoded by the coding sequence ATGAAAAATTTAAGTCGCGCGACGGTTATCATTGCGGGTGGGCTCATTAGCGTAGCCGGAAATGCCCTTTCGGAAACGCAAACAGCGTCAGTTCGTATCAATAAATACGTGATCCCGGCAGTTTTTGTCAACGCACTTAACCAAGGGATGAACGTTCCTGTTTTCATACGCTTTGACAGAGATACGTCACGCGAACGTAGCGATCAAAAAATAGCCGACGTGGTGCTGGGTATCAAAGACGGGGCCTTTCTAATAAAGCAGGTCATCCTGGAGGATCAACCGCAACAAACCGGGTTATCGCAGGCCGTGCGCGCAAAGTTGATGGAGATGAAAGACGTAAATTTTGGCGACGGCTCGCGGCTGGACGTGACCAAAAACGCATTTCTTTCGCTGGAATCAAAGTCATTTTACATTGAACTGAATGTCACCGAGGAGGCGTTAGCGCCAACGATAATACCTCGTACCAATACGCTGAGTAACTCATCGGTGGAGGGCGTGACCAACGTTCTGAACTACTCATTTGGTAGCTATTATATAAGCCGACAGAGCACAGAGAGTTCGAGTAGTTATCTCACGCTCGATAATACCGCAGCGTGGCGCGAACATCATATCAATCTAAACGGTTCGGTTTATGGTATTGGCACACCTCACCGCAACAGTGAACTCTACCGCGCGATGTATGAAAAAGATCGCGACGGCCATCGGCTTGCGCTCGGGATGGTGGATACCTGGAACCTGCAATCAATTGCAAGCATGAGCGCCTTAAATTCCAGTCGGATTTATGGTGCAAGCTTTGGTAACCGAAGCAGTACGCAGATTGAGGATAATACCCTGTCCTTAATTCCGATCACCGTGTTCTTACCCGCAGCTGGAGAGGTGCATATCTTTCGCGATGACCGTCTGCTGAGCATTCAGAACTTCCCAATGGGCAGCTATGAGATTGACACCGCCCGCCTGCCGTTTGGCGTGTATAACGTCGATATTCAGATTGTGGTTAATGGTCGTACGGTCAGCAGTCGTAGCGCCCAAATCAATAAAACGTTTTCCCGAAAATCCAGCGTAACCGGGGAAGTTTCATGGCAGGTTTTTGGCGGCGCGCTTGAAATGAACAGGATGTATGTCCAACCCAACAGCAGTGAACGTAAAAAAGAGACCTGGATTTCCGGCGTGGCGGCAGCCACTACACAACCCTGGTTTTCCGGGGTGAATGTAAAATCCACCTTATATGGGTTTGATAACAATGGCGTAAACGAAACTGAAGCCAACGTTATCTTCAGCGATGCGCTCACCGCTAATCAGCAAGTACTCATGGCCAGCGACAGTACCTGGCGGAGTATTTCGACCCTGAATCTCAATTTGCCCCAGGGATATGGCAGTCTATGGACAACACAGGAAAAAAGCGCGATCGGTAATCGACTTGATATGCAAAAAAGCGATGCCCTCTCTTTCGGGGCAACGGCTAATTTAAACAAATTGTCGCCCTGGCTGGGGACGTTGACCGTGAGCAATACGCACGATCGTTATGCAGGTAACAGATTCACCAATATGGACTATAGCCAGTCGCTTTTTTCCAACCGGCATGCCTCGGTTTCTCTGCGGACAGGCATTCAAAACTATACTTACAACGATCGAAACACTTCTCGCGACAAATATGTCAATATTAATGTTTCGATACCGCTCACGACGTGGTTCAGCGCGGGTGTCTCAAGTGAAAATGGGAACATGCTCGCCAACGCCACTATTCGTAAAAGCCTGAATGATAGCGCCATTACTCAGGTAGGCGGATCTGTGTCGAAAAGAATAAAGGAAAAAGACACTTCCGGGCGAGACAATGAACATTCGGCCAACGGATACCTTGCCTTTGACACAAAATACAACACCGGGAACGCCTCTGTGACCCACACCTCAGACAATACTTCCACATTCAATATGAGCACCCAGGGAAGCGTTGGTTGGGCCAAAAACAGCATGGCGATGGGTAAAGGATCACAACATTCAGGGATCATGATTAAAACCGATCTGGCAGATGACGGTGCCATGCTGGCTAACATTAATGGACGCAACTATCCACTCAGCGGGAAAAGAAACTATATTAATTTGCCGCCTTATGCAGAGTATAAAGTCGAACTGATGAACGATAAAAAATCTGAAGAAAGCGTGTCTGTGGTCAGCGGACGTCAAAGCCATCATGTCCTCTACCCAGGAAATATTGGTATTATCGAGCCTGAAGTGAAGCAGCTTGTTACGGTATTTGGTCGAATAAAGCCTGCTGGCGGTGATGCCCTGGCAGGGATAGAAATCAAAAATCATATCGGACGAGCGCAAACGGATGAATATGGCGAGTTTTCTATGGACATAGACAAACGCTATCCGGTCATCGCCATTCTTAATAAAAACAATGAAGTGTGTGAAGCCAGTCTGGATCTGCATAAAGCCCGCGGGGCTGTTTGGCTTGGTGATATATACTGCCAGAAATCATAA
- a CDS encoding fimbrial protein yields the protein MKNIFKHSGLRGLGYGLPALTLLVLLFYSSIIFAATPSTVNDGNNTYVLIENEVDGDYLITPNTFSPRFTGANTWTKFNTNQTSLGFMGHQWNQPNRYFDIWIDNSPINRPFRGLRCITDGANCPASGYLAADVIDANGIYHTLGGNNENNGSFAYGSLTDSAYQYFASRPVGANDAYVLNVCVTTTNYDYASGVRCKDLTTNVAWRAVNMTLTKVGHLKLYSTNALAEVWVASDGTPSTTLNSEHCNIAIVNNVNGITCRMVSYNYQRSANITSNLFFSMVIDTGTLGFSPAASTIRYSGDGATWYNYSLRTAYSNIFKEAGDGYVYVFLSNTFLKNLVDRGISITNNDSIFTFNFYNAVVPLSGYYQFTASSSLSILPKEYGISIASSDGQAHPKGSGEIGSQQPIELEYTVTTSAERQADSITAQVTGNSVTIDSVPYCLFSSPDNTFKVPIPAYLSYTSQTGATIKERNSCADEPVDLTGALWTQTAWDASTDKGYFFTTNLKLLFPMNNSRSDYTLEGDTWMGTVSASGEIKVEATWIGVNR from the coding sequence ATGAAAAATATTTTTAAACATTCAGGCCTGAGAGGGTTAGGCTATGGCCTACCAGCGCTGACTTTGTTGGTTTTATTATTTTATTCCTCAATAATATTTGCTGCCACGCCATCGACAGTTAACGATGGCAACAATACGTATGTTTTAATTGAAAATGAAGTAGATGGTGACTATCTTATTACACCTAATACCTTCAGCCCGCGTTTTACCGGAGCAAATACATGGACAAAATTCAATACTAACCAGACCAGCCTGGGCTTTATGGGACATCAATGGAATCAGCCTAATAGATATTTTGATATCTGGATAGATAACTCTCCGATAAATAGGCCATTTCGAGGGCTTCGCTGTATCACAGATGGTGCCAACTGCCCCGCATCAGGATATTTAGCGGCAGATGTTATTGACGCCAATGGTATTTATCACACGCTTGGAGGCAATAATGAAAACAACGGGAGTTTTGCCTATGGCTCTCTGACTGATTCAGCATATCAGTACTTTGCTTCACGTCCTGTCGGTGCAAACGACGCGTACGTTCTGAATGTTTGTGTAACCACCACAAATTATGACTACGCTTCAGGGGTGAGATGTAAAGACCTAACCACAAATGTAGCGTGGCGTGCAGTCAATATGACCTTGACTAAGGTCGGCCATCTAAAACTTTATAGCACTAACGCTCTTGCCGAGGTATGGGTCGCCAGCGACGGTACGCCAAGTACCACGTTAAACTCTGAGCACTGTAATATCGCTATCGTTAATAATGTCAACGGTATTACATGCCGCATGGTCTCTTATAACTACCAGCGTTCAGCAAATATCACTTCTAACCTGTTTTTCAGTATGGTCATCGATACTGGCACATTAGGTTTCAGCCCTGCTGCCAGTACGATTAGATATAGCGGAGATGGTGCAACATGGTACAACTATAGCTTACGTACCGCTTACAGTAACATCTTCAAAGAGGCTGGTGATGGTTATGTTTATGTTTTTCTGTCGAACACATTTTTGAAGAACCTCGTGGACAGAGGTATTTCCATTACTAATAATGACTCAATCTTTACCTTTAATTTTTATAACGCGGTCGTTCCCTTATCAGGATATTATCAGTTTACAGCATCAAGTTCGCTAAGTATCTTACCGAAAGAATACGGTATTAGTATTGCCTCAAGCGACGGTCAAGCCCATCCAAAAGGCTCAGGGGAAATAGGCAGTCAGCAGCCCATTGAGCTTGAATATACGGTGACAACGTCTGCGGAACGGCAGGCAGACAGTATTACCGCTCAGGTCACCGGAAATTCAGTAACAATAGATTCTGTGCCGTACTGCCTTTTTAGTTCTCCGGATAACACATTTAAAGTCCCGATTCCGGCATATCTTTCGTATACCTCGCAGACTGGCGCGACCATAAAGGAGCGCAATAGCTGTGCAGACGAGCCTGTAGATTTAACTGGCGCACTCTGGACACAGACGGCCTGGGATGCGTCTACGGATAAAGGCTACTTTTTTACCACCAACCTTAAGCTCCTTTTCCCGATGAATAATTCACGTTCTGACTATACACTTGAGGGTGACACCTGGATGGGTACAGTCAGTGCAAGTGGCGAAATCAAGGTTGAGGCGACCTGGATTGGCGTTAACCGTTAG
- a CDS encoding fimbria/pilus periplasmic chaperone, producing the protein MRFLTLFYLAGSLLLTAWPAAAIYLNSTVFSVEARDAFLSIPVVNNTSVANIYSVQAFKIDKPGEGGENRVRENEKDVIWSPLNITIPPGGKDYFKVFYRGPKDRQERYFRIIFREVPVTIVPFKKNAKATEVVSTISMSAILIVRPRDTVLKYAYDESQGILKNSGNTFFRVIIHKGCTGDDESSHQFHMLPGERYASASLKGMNRKFIVAEGKYIPLGTACFGN; encoded by the coding sequence ATGCGATTTTTAACACTCTTTTATTTAGCCGGTTCTTTACTGCTCACAGCATGGCCTGCGGCTGCCATTTATCTGAATTCAACGGTATTTTCAGTTGAAGCCAGGGACGCATTTCTTTCCATTCCGGTAGTGAACAATACGTCTGTGGCTAATATTTATTCCGTGCAGGCCTTCAAAATTGATAAACCCGGTGAGGGAGGGGAGAATCGCGTTCGTGAGAACGAAAAGGATGTCATTTGGTCCCCGCTTAACATCACTATCCCGCCTGGCGGCAAGGATTATTTCAAGGTTTTCTACCGTGGTCCGAAAGACAGACAAGAGCGCTACTTCAGGATAATTTTCAGGGAGGTGCCGGTTACCATCGTCCCTTTCAAAAAAAATGCCAAAGCGACTGAAGTGGTATCGACTATTTCAATGAGCGCAATATTGATCGTACGGCCAAGGGATACTGTGCTGAAATATGCCTACGATGAAAGCCAGGGGATATTGAAAAACAGCGGTAACACGTTCTTTAGAGTCATTATCCATAAGGGATGCACGGGGGATGACGAAAGCTCTCACCAATTCCATATGTTGCCCGGTGAACGTTATGCATCAGCGTCTTTAAAAGGCATGAACAGGAAGTTCATCGTGGCAGAGGGTAAATATATTCCTTTAGGCACCGCTTGCTTTGGGAATTGA
- a CDS encoding YfaZ family outer membrane protein: MKKLNVLILSALTAVSGSALAMGGSIEQGKNFTNLNVEMGKSTSGLYAEGNWIKNTDDGTTTGGVGAGYNFEVGPVMLNAGAKALYVGPKKGDNGVAFPVGGGVSVALTDSVKVFGEGYVAPDGMNNSVKNYVEANGGVSWSPIKPVTLKVGYRHVSVDGKDGRPNHTLIDGAYVGGGVSF; the protein is encoded by the coding sequence ATGAAAAAGCTCAATGTCCTTATTCTTTCCGCACTTACCGCTGTATCTGGCTCCGCACTGGCAATGGGCGGCAGCATTGAGCAGGGTAAAAACTTTACCAACCTGAATGTGGAAATGGGTAAATCGACTTCCGGCCTGTACGCGGAAGGTAACTGGATTAAAAATACCGACGACGGCACTACCACCGGTGGCGTTGGCGCAGGCTACAATTTCGAAGTCGGCCCGGTGATGCTGAATGCTGGCGCGAAAGCCCTCTACGTGGGCCCGAAAAAAGGGGATAACGGCGTGGCGTTCCCGGTAGGCGGCGGCGTAAGCGTTGCGCTGACCGACAGCGTTAAGGTGTTCGGTGAAGGATATGTTGCACCAGACGGCATGAACAACAGCGTAAAAAATTACGTTGAAGCCAACGGCGGCGTAAGCTGGAGCCCAATCAAACCCGTTACGCTGAAAGTGGGCTATCGCCACGTGAGCGTTGACGGCAAAGACGGTCGTCCAAACCACACCCTGATCGACGGTGCCTACGTGGGCGGCGGCGTGAGCTTCTAA
- a CDS encoding NAD-dependent succinate-semialdehyde dehydrogenase, giving the protein MAYQTVNPATNQLIKEYPSHTDAQVDAALKAADALYHSEWAKGDIDQRLPVLHKLADLIDERVEDLAKIASLEMGKLIEQSRSEVKLCAQIARYYADNAKQFLAPVKYNTEQGEAWVEHHPIGVLVAVEPWNFPYYQLMRVLAPNLAAGNPVIAKHASIVPHCAETFAHLVREAGAPEGAWTNLFISSDQVANIIADERVQGAALTGSEKAGSVVAAQAAKHIKKSTLELGGNDVFVVLDDADLEKAVKIGVNARLTNAGQVCTAAKRFILHEHIADAFLSQFTEAFRQVKMGDPLDESTTLGPLSSKDALETLTKQVNEAVKNGATLHYGGKPVQRDGSFFEPTILTNISRENPAYFEEFFGPVAQIYVVKSDDDAVALANDSHYGLGGAIFSQDIERAKKMASRIETGMVYINWLTDTAAELPFGGVKRSGYGRELSDLGIKEFVNQKLVVVHKSTR; this is encoded by the coding sequence ATGGCTTACCAGACAGTAAATCCTGCCACCAACCAGCTCATTAAAGAATATCCCTCCCATACGGATGCCCAGGTCGACGCGGCGCTGAAAGCGGCCGATGCGCTCTACCACTCTGAGTGGGCGAAAGGCGATATTGACCAGCGTTTGCCGGTGCTGCATAAGCTTGCCGACCTTATCGACGAACGCGTGGAGGATCTGGCAAAGATTGCCAGTCTGGAGATGGGTAAGCTCATCGAACAAAGCCGTAGCGAGGTTAAACTGTGTGCGCAAATTGCCCGCTATTATGCGGATAACGCGAAGCAGTTCCTGGCGCCGGTGAAATACAATACCGAACAGGGGGAAGCCTGGGTGGAACATCACCCCATCGGCGTGCTGGTCGCCGTTGAACCGTGGAACTTCCCTTACTACCAACTGATGCGCGTGCTGGCGCCAAACCTGGCGGCGGGGAATCCGGTGATCGCCAAACATGCCAGTATCGTACCGCACTGCGCCGAGACCTTTGCCCATCTGGTGCGTGAGGCCGGTGCGCCGGAAGGGGCGTGGACTAACCTGTTCATCTCCTCCGATCAGGTGGCGAATATCATTGCTGACGAGCGCGTGCAGGGTGCGGCGCTGACCGGTTCAGAAAAAGCGGGCAGCGTGGTCGCGGCGCAGGCGGCGAAGCATATAAAGAAATCGACCCTCGAACTGGGCGGTAACGACGTGTTCGTGGTGCTTGACGATGCTGACCTCGAGAAAGCAGTGAAGATCGGCGTTAACGCGCGGTTGACTAACGCCGGGCAGGTCTGTACTGCAGCGAAGCGTTTCATCCTGCATGAGCACATCGCCGATGCGTTCCTGAGTCAATTCACCGAGGCCTTCAGACAGGTGAAGATGGGCGATCCGCTGGACGAAAGCACCACGCTGGGGCCGTTGTCTTCGAAAGATGCCCTTGAGACATTGACCAAACAGGTCAACGAGGCGGTGAAAAACGGCGCGACGCTCCATTATGGCGGTAAGCCGGTTCAACGTGACGGGAGCTTCTTTGAACCGACGATCCTGACCAACATCTCGCGAGAAAATCCGGCGTACTTCGAAGAGTTCTTCGGCCCGGTGGCGCAAATTTATGTGGTGAAGAGCGACGACGACGCGGTCGCGCTGGCGAACGATTCGCACTACGGCCTGGGCGGCGCGATATTCAGTCAGGATATTGAGCGGGCGAAGAAAATGGCGTCCCGTATCGAAACCGGTATGGTCTACATCAACTGGCTGACCGATACTGCCGCAGAGCTGCCGTTCGGTGGGGTGAAGCGTTCCGGCTACGGCCGTGAGCTATCGGATTTGGGGATCAAAGAGTTTGTGAACCAGAAGCTGGTAGTCGTGCATAAGTCAACGAGGTAA
- a CDS encoding type I restriction-modification system subunit M — translation MTSLNFSQTAAFIWSVADLLRGDFKQSQYGRIILPFTLLRRLECVLEESKDRVVAEAKNVRASHLPEEAKEKLILRATNHLTFFNASPLDLGKLGQSDIRDNLENYIQSFSTDAREIFEHFKFSEFIGLLDDANLLYKIVQKFATTDLSPQAISNHDMGLVFEELIRRFAESSNETAGEHFTPRDIVRLTTSLVFMEDDDALTRAGVIRTLYDPTAGTGGFLSAGMEYVHELNPKAVMRPFGQELNPESYAICKADMLIKGQDVSRIKLGNTLSNDQLPVDRFDYMLSNPPFGVDWKKIEADVNNEHRKGFEGRFGPGLPRVSDGSLLFLLHLISKMRDADTGGRIGIILNGSPLFTGGAGSGESEIRRYILEADLLEGIVALPTDMFYNTGIATYVWILSNKKSAERKGKIQLIDASKLFSKMRKSLGAKRNMMSEEDIRLITRTFGDFEVVDLKDAGDKRTFSCKIFNSTDFGFRRLTIERPLRLTAQVTDESIAALRFAPKPFNAPMVCLYEAFGAFWQNENYGSFAALEAEARAIIKAEFPELKEKQIKDLLDASLWQNQRALMMKAQQIQTQLDGKAGGKGQPSDDFNQFQLTLKEAIKTAAVKLDAKEHKQFIEAIARKNPHAEPVIKKVLKEAAQPLYGAFDYCGQVVEFEQDADLRDNENVALSPSVATSDLIEGYVKAEVLPHVPDAWINADKRDARDGEVGIVGYEIPFNRHFYVYKPPRPLEEIDAELDTLSAEIMKLLQEVHS, via the coding sequence ATGACGTCCCTCAACTTCTCGCAAACGGCAGCCTTTATTTGGTCTGTCGCTGATTTGCTACGCGGTGATTTTAAACAGTCTCAGTATGGCCGCATTATTCTTCCTTTCACCCTACTACGCCGCCTGGAATGCGTGCTTGAAGAGAGCAAAGACAGGGTCGTCGCCGAGGCCAAAAACGTCCGTGCCTCGCACCTGCCTGAAGAGGCGAAAGAGAAATTAATCCTGCGCGCCACTAATCACCTGACGTTCTTTAATGCCTCGCCGCTGGATCTGGGCAAGCTGGGGCAAAGCGATATTCGGGATAATCTGGAAAACTATATCCAGTCTTTCTCAACCGATGCCCGTGAAATTTTCGAACACTTTAAGTTCAGCGAATTTATTGGACTGTTGGATGACGCTAACCTGCTGTACAAGATTGTGCAGAAGTTTGCCACTACCGACCTTAGTCCGCAGGCCATCTCCAATCATGATATGGGATTGGTATTTGAAGAGCTGATCCGCCGTTTTGCCGAAAGCTCAAATGAAACCGCCGGGGAACATTTTACCCCCCGTGATATTGTGCGCCTCACCACCTCTCTGGTCTTTATGGAAGACGATGATGCCCTCACCAGAGCCGGCGTTATTCGTACTCTATACGACCCGACGGCAGGCACGGGCGGCTTTCTCTCCGCCGGGATGGAGTACGTCCACGAACTCAATCCAAAAGCGGTAATGCGCCCGTTCGGACAGGAGTTAAACCCGGAGTCTTACGCCATCTGTAAGGCCGACATGCTGATAAAAGGCCAGGACGTCAGCCGCATCAAACTGGGTAACACCCTTTCCAACGATCAACTTCCTGTCGACCGCTTTGATTACATGTTATCGAATCCACCGTTTGGCGTGGACTGGAAGAAAATCGAAGCCGATGTAAATAACGAGCATCGTAAAGGGTTTGAGGGGCGTTTCGGGCCGGGTCTGCCGCGCGTCTCGGATGGCTCGCTTTTATTCCTGCTACATCTGATCAGCAAAATGCGCGATGCTGATACCGGGGGACGCATCGGCATCATCCTTAACGGTTCACCGCTGTTTACCGGCGGAGCGGGCAGCGGCGAGAGCGAAATCCGACGCTACATACTTGAAGCCGACCTGCTGGAGGGGATCGTTGCCCTACCCACCGACATGTTCTACAACACCGGTATCGCCACTTACGTGTGGATCCTGTCGAACAAAAAAAGCGCTGAGCGTAAGGGTAAGATCCAGTTGATCGATGCCAGCAAGCTGTTCAGCAAAATGCGCAAATCATTGGGCGCGAAACGCAACATGATGAGCGAGGAGGACATCCGGCTTATCACCCGTACCTTTGGCGACTTCGAGGTCGTGGATCTTAAAGACGCTGGCGACAAACGCACATTCTCCTGCAAGATCTTCAACAGCACTGATTTCGGCTTCCGCCGCCTGACCATTGAACGTCCTCTGCGTTTAACGGCCCAGGTCACCGATGAATCTATTGCCGCACTTCGCTTCGCCCCAAAACCGTTTAATGCCCCGATGGTCTGTCTGTATGAGGCTTTCGGTGCGTTCTGGCAGAACGAGAACTACGGCAGTTTTGCTGCACTCGAAGCCGAAGCGCGTGCCATTATTAAAGCCGAATTCCCTGAGCTCAAAGAGAAGCAGATTAAAGATCTGCTTGACGCGTCGCTATGGCAAAACCAGCGTGCGTTGATGATGAAAGCGCAGCAGATTCAGACGCAGCTCGATGGTAAAGCGGGTGGTAAAGGGCAGCCGAGCGATGACTTTAACCAGTTCCAGCTCACACTAAAAGAAGCGATCAAAACCGCCGCCGTGAAGCTCGATGCGAAAGAGCACAAGCAGTTTATTGAGGCGATCGCCCGTAAAAATCCGCATGCCGAACCGGTAATCAAAAAGGTACTTAAGGAAGCTGCCCAACCGCTGTACGGCGCGTTTGATTACTGTGGACAGGTGGTAGAATTCGAACAGGATGCCGACCTGCGCGATAACGAGAACGTAGCGCTTAGTCCGTCTGTCGCGACCAGCGATCTGATTGAAGGGTACGTGAAGGCCGAGGTGTTGCCGCACGTGCCAGATGCATGGATAAATGCCGACAAGCGTGATGCACGGGACGGTGAGGTTGGAATTGTGGGGTACGAGATTCCGTTTAACCGACATTTTTATGTGTATAAGCCCCCGCGCCCGCTGGAAGAGATCGACGCTGAGCTGGACACGCTGAGCGCGGAGATTATGAAGCTGCTGCAGGAGGTACATTCCTGA
- a CDS encoding restriction endonuclease subunit S: MAKYKAYPEYKDSGVEWLGEIPLHWNILSGKTLFHRVLTTAFKSDEHLAASQKYGVIPQSLMMIKNDSKVMLALKGTDSFRHVEKNNFVISLRSFEGGIEYSQYSGCVSPAYTVLTHAKPISYEYYRHLLKCTPFIANLQASTDSMREGKSISYEQFGALYLPLTSINEQNMIATFINDETAKIDNLLQKQQQLIELLKEKRQALISHIVTKGLNPDTPLKDSGIEWLGKIPQHWRISKLRYCFSFGKGLTITKENLQEEGIPCINYGEIHSKYGFEVNPKIHHLKCISESYKRGNLESLLSFGDLIFADTSEDVAGSGNFSQLVCEANIFAGYHTIIVRPERKKNYRYYAYIMDGPAFRTQVQYSVKGVKVFSITQSLLRGLTIWLPPDNEQARITAFLDNKTAKIDTLIQKQLQQIELLKERRTALIAAAVTGKIDLRDWAPPAISVDANLPAEEAIA; encoded by the coding sequence ATGGCTAAATATAAAGCGTATCCGGAATACAAGGACTCTGGGGTTGAGTGGTTGGGAGAAATACCTTTACACTGGAATATTCTATCAGGGAAAACCTTATTCCATCGTGTACTTACTACTGCATTTAAAAGCGATGAACATCTTGCAGCAAGCCAAAAGTATGGCGTCATTCCTCAATCCCTAATGATGATAAAGAATGACTCAAAAGTAATGCTTGCATTAAAAGGAACTGATTCATTTCGACATGTAGAGAAAAATAATTTTGTTATCAGCCTTCGTAGTTTCGAAGGTGGCATTGAATACAGCCAGTATTCTGGTTGTGTTTCACCAGCATACACAGTGCTAACACATGCTAAGCCAATTAGTTATGAATATTATCGTCACCTTTTGAAATGTACTCCTTTCATTGCAAATTTACAGGCATCGACAGATAGTATGAGAGAGGGTAAATCTATAAGTTATGAACAATTTGGTGCATTGTACTTGCCATTAACATCAATTAATGAGCAAAATATGATCGCTACTTTTATTAATGATGAAACTGCAAAAATCGATAACTTACTCCAAAAACAACAGCAACTCATCGAACTCCTAAAAGAAAAACGCCAGGCATTAATTAGCCATATTGTAACCAAAGGGCTAAACCCCGATACGCCGCTAAAAGATTCTGGGATTGAGTGGTTGGGTAAGATCCCGCAGCATTGGAGGATAAGCAAACTTAGATATTGTTTTTCATTTGGAAAAGGCCTTACCATTACAAAAGAAAACCTTCAGGAAGAAGGGATTCCATGTATAAACTATGGTGAAATACATTCCAAATATGGCTTCGAGGTCAACCCGAAAATTCACCATCTAAAATGCATCTCTGAAAGTTATAAAAGAGGAAACCTGGAATCTTTACTCTCATTTGGTGATTTAATCTTCGCAGATACATCTGAAGATGTTGCCGGATCAGGTAACTTTTCGCAACTCGTTTGTGAAGCCAATATTTTTGCAGGCTATCATACGATAATAGTGCGTCCAGAACGTAAAAAAAATTATCGATATTATGCCTATATAATGGATGGCCCTGCATTTAGAACGCAAGTACAATACTCGGTCAAAGGCGTGAAAGTATTTAGCATTACGCAGTCATTATTACGAGGATTAACAATTTGGCTCCCACCAGACAATGAGCAGGCAAGAATTACGGCCTTTCTAGATAATAAAACCGCAAAAATCGACACCTTAATCCAAAAACAACTCCAACAAATTGAACTCTTAAAAGAACGCCGTACCGCCCTTATCGCCGCCGCCGTTACCGGCAAAATCGATCTCCGCGACTGGGCACCTCCCGCCATCAGCGTCGACGCCAACTTACCCGCTGAGGAGGCCATCGCATGA